One genomic window of Scatophagus argus isolate fScaArg1 chromosome 16, fScaArg1.pri, whole genome shotgun sequence includes the following:
- the kcnj12b gene encoding ATP-sensitive inward rectifier potassium channel 12, translating into MSVGRAHHHSFVSCEEEGLRLGTMPAVGSFGNGKIHTRRKYHSRFVSKAGQCNIHFSNMDEKSQRYISDIFTTCVDIRWRYMFLLFSLVFVVSWLTFGLGFYVIGLLHGDMDHPAGDDSFVPCVTQVNTFVAAFLFSIETQTTIGYGARCVTEECPAAVFMVVFQSIMGCIIDAFMIGAIMAKMARPKKRAETLLFSHNAVIALRDGKLCLMFRVANLRKSHIVEAHVRAQLVKPRYTEEGEYIPLDQIDMNVGYDKGTDRLFLVAPLTVIHEIDEESPLFGISKQDLETSDFEIVIILEGLVEATAMTTQARSSYLPSEILWGHRFEPVIFEEKNQYRIDYAYFHKTFEVPSTPRCSAKDMEERKFPASGANSFCYENELAFISRDEDEEEGDEEKDRKCPSELANEKATPGRDQMSSHRESMM; encoded by the coding sequence ATGAGTGTGGGAAGGGCCCACCACCACAGCTTCGTGTCCTGTGAAGAAGAAGGCCTGAGACTTGGTACCATGCCTGCTGTGGGTAGCTTCGGCAATGGCAAAATTCATACAAGACGCAAATACCACAGCCGGTTTGTCAGCAAGGCTGGCCAGTGCAACATCCATTTCTCAAACATGGACGAAAAGTCACAGCGGTACatatctgacattttcacaacTTGTGTGGACATCCGCTGGCGATACATGTTCCTGCTATTCAGCCTGGTGTTTGTGGTCTCTTGGCTAACATTTGGCCTTGGATTCTATGTCATTGGCCTCCTACATGGTGACATGGACCATCCTGCAGGGGATGACAGTTTTGTTCCCTGTGTCACGCAGGTCAATACCTTTGTGGCAGCTTTCCTGTTCTCTATTGAGACCCAGACAACGATTGGGTACGGAGCCCGTTGTGTGACAGAGGAATGCCCGGCTGCTGTCTTCATGGTGGTCTTTCAGTCTATCATGGGTTGCATCATCGATGCCTTCATGATTGGTGCCATCATGGCCAAGATGGCACGGCCCAAAAAGCGGGCAGAGACTCTTCTGTTCAGCCATAATGCAGTCATCGCTTTGCGTGATGGGAAGCTGTGCCTCATGTTCAGGGTTGCCAATCTGAGGAAGAGCCACATTGTGGAAGCTCATGTACGAGCCCAGCTTGTCAAACCCCGTTACACAGAGGAAGGTGAATATATCCCCCTGGATCAGATTGACATGAATGTAGGCTATGACAAAGGCACAGACCGCCTATTCCTGGTTGCACCTCTCACTGTCATACATGAAATCGATGAAGAAAGTCCACTATTTGGCATCAGTAAGCAAGATCTCGAAACATCTGACTTTGAGATAGTAATCATACTGGAAGGATTGGTCGAGGCCACGGCTATGACAACGCAAGCACGCAGCTCTTACCTGCCCTCAGAGATCCTGTGGGGTCACCGTTTTGAACCTGTCATCTTTGAGGAGAAGAACCAATATAGGATAGATTATGCCTACTTTCACAAAACATTCGAAGTACCTTCCACCCCTAGATGCAGTGCCAAGGACATGGAGGAGAGAAAATTCCCAGCATCTGGTGCCAACTCTTTCTGCTATGAGAATGAGCTGGCCTTCATCAGCagggatgaagatgaggaagagggagatgaggagaaagacagaaagtgtcCATCAGAGCTAGCAAATGAGAAGGCCACTCCTGGACGTGATCAAATGTCCTCCCATAGAGAATCAATGATGTAA